In endosymbiont of unidentified scaly snail isolate Monju, the following are encoded in one genomic region:
- a CDS encoding divergent polysaccharide deacetylase family protein: MILTTGLARAAGLLAIIIDDVGNNAEVAREVLALPPEVTLSILPRLSASRQTAEAASRLGHEVMLHQPMDSVTHRALGPGGLTLDHTRVDLEAVLAANLRSVPHAVGVNNHMGSLLTGEHASMHWLMEALRRHGNLFFVDSRTNPRSVAQRTARTMGIATARRDVFLDNMRDPVRIRESLYQAARLARLKGSAIAIGHPYPETLEVLRRELPRLREQGIELQPVSRVIAYQRSPETWHASSSPLPQVAKSSKP; encoded by the coding sequence CTGATCCTGACCACCGGCCTGGCGCGTGCTGCGGGGCTGCTGGCGATCATCATCGACGATGTCGGCAACAACGCCGAGGTGGCCCGCGAAGTGCTGGCACTGCCGCCCGAGGTCACCCTCTCCATCCTGCCGCGCCTGAGTGCCAGCCGCCAGACCGCCGAGGCGGCCTCGCGGCTGGGCCACGAGGTGATGCTGCATCAGCCCATGGACTCGGTGACTCACCGCGCCCTGGGGCCGGGCGGGCTCACCCTGGACCACACCCGGGTCGACCTGGAGGCGGTACTGGCGGCCAACCTGCGCTCGGTGCCGCATGCCGTGGGAGTCAACAACCACATGGGCAGCCTGCTCACTGGCGAGCACGCCAGCATGCACTGGCTGATGGAGGCCTTGCGGCGGCACGGCAATCTCTTCTTCGTGGACAGCCGCACCAATCCCCGCTCCGTGGCGCAACGCACGGCGCGCACCATGGGCATCGCCACGGCACGCCGCGACGTCTTTCTCGACAACATGCGCGACCCTGTACGAATCCGCGAGAGCCTGTACCAGGCGGCGCGGCTGGCCCGGCTCAAGGGTTCGGCCATCGCCATCGGCCATCCCTACCCCGAGACCCTCGAGGTGCTGCGGCGTGAACTGCCCCGCTTGCGCGAACAGGGGATCGAACTGCAGCCGGTTTCCCGTGTGATCGCTTACCAGAGGAGTCCCGAAACATGGCACGCGTCCTCGTCCCCCTTGCCCCAGGTTGCGAAGAGCTCGAAGCCGTAA
- a CDS encoding DJ-1 family glyoxalase III → MARVLVPLAPGCEELEAVTIIDLLRRAGVEVVAAGLDDGLVRCSRGTVLMPDTTLDDVLDQSFDMIVLPGGLPGADHLNDDPRIQRLLRDMAEQGRFTAAICAAPKVLASAGLLDGREATAYPGVLAAVEQPSIQVLDRPVVRDGQIITSRGPGTAMDFALELIEALEGRAKREEVEQALVRP, encoded by the coding sequence ATGGCACGCGTCCTCGTCCCCCTTGCCCCAGGTTGCGAAGAGCTCGAAGCCGTAACCATCATCGATCTGCTGCGCCGCGCCGGTGTCGAGGTGGTCGCCGCCGGCCTGGACGACGGCCTGGTGCGCTGCAGCCGCGGCACCGTGCTGATGCCCGACACCACCCTGGATGATGTGCTGGACCAGTCCTTCGACATGATCGTGTTGCCCGGTGGCCTCCCCGGGGCTGATCATCTCAACGACGATCCGCGCATCCAGCGTCTGTTGCGCGACATGGCCGAACAGGGGCGCTTCACCGCCGCCATCTGCGCCGCGCCCAAGGTGCTGGCCAGCGCCGGCCTGCTGGATGGGCGTGAGGCCACGGCGTACCCGGGGGTGCTGGCGGCCGTCGAACAGCCCAGCATTCAGGTGCTCGACCGGCCGGTGGTGCGTGATGGCCAGATCATCACCTCGCGCGGACCGGGCACGGCCATGGATTTTGCCCTCGAACTGATCGAGGCACTGGAAGGGCGGGCAAAACGCGAAGAAGTGGAACAGGCCCTGGTCCGTCCCTGA